The window CAATGACCCCCCTTGTTATCAATAAAATTTATTATGATTTTAATCAATAGCAAGTCCAAAATATTATTTACTTTACAATCAACAAAGACTTAGTTTTCTTCATCCCCGCTGCGGAAACAACCGCCACATACGCACCGCTGGGTAGGTTAGATGCGTCGAACAAAATTTCGCTCGACCCCAAACCGATTCGCTTGGAGAAAACCCTCCTCCCGTCGACACTGAAAACTGCGAGTTCGCCGTCACCAAAAGGATTGAAAACATTTATTCTGCAGCGAAGATTGAACGGGTTAGGATATGCGTAGATAAGTAACTTGTCAGGTTTTGCGCCACTCTCTGAGATAGACTCAATACCGACCCCCTCAATAACAGTGTATCTTCGGTTCGGTCTTATATTGGTGAATGTGTCCACCTCACCCGAACCCATCCATCGAACGATTATGGTGTCCACAATGGTAGCGTTGTTCAGCCCAAAGTGCAGGACATACCCCTGAGATGTCCCCTCTGTCCCAGCAACCGCATCCACCTGTCTCATCTGCCAGAAACCGAGTTCATGACAATAAAGCTTGACGACCGAACCCACCGCGAATTTATCGGAACGCGTGCCCTTCAATACAAACTGAACCCACTGCTTTCGGTTACCTATCTCATTTCTAAACAATCTCATCACAGTGCCCGAGGGTGGGACATCCCTCGCCACAAGGTCGAGGTCACCGTCACAATCGTAATCGGTCCATGCAGCGCCCCAGCTATTATTAAGAAATATTCCAGCTTCGTAGTTAACGAGCTCAAAGTGGTCGTGACAATTTTTATAAAGGAACGAATGGTAACCATTGTACACGCACGATATGAAAAGGTCCTGCCAGCCATCATTGTCGAAATCGCCGAAAACGCACGATGAATGAGTCTCGTAATACTCTATCCCCCACCTTTCGCGCTCATCATGGAATGTGTACGACG of the bacterium genome contains:
- a CDS encoding VCBS repeat-containing protein, which translates into the protein PNMSGGRVYYGHTIGAQWADVDNDGDWDLFIANLAHPRFISFSDKSMLFINSGPPSYTFHDERERWGIEYYETHSSCVFGDFDNDGWQDLFISCVYNGYHSFLYKNCHDHFELVNYEAGIFLNNSWGAAWTDYDCDGDLDLVARDVPPSGTVMRLFRNEIGNRKQWVQFVLKGTRSDKFAVGSVVKLYCHELGFWQMRQVDAVAGTEGTSQGYVLHFGLNNATIVDTIIVRWMGSGEVDTFTNIRPNRRYTVIEGVGIESISESGAKPDKLLIYAYPNPFNLRCRINVFNPFGDGELAVFSVDGRRVFSKRIGLGSSEILFDASNLPSGAYVAVVSAAGMKKTKSLLIVK